ACGCCCATACAGAGATAGCTGCTGCCCAGAGTCTCAACCAGATAGTCGTAGTCCTCCAGCCGCTGCTCCTGACTCAGTCCCAGAACATGGGCCAGGGCCGGGTCCCACTGGTCTTCCGCCTCCTGGGGAGGCGGGGAGGTGCCGCAGCCCGCGAGAAGACAGGGCAGAAGCACTGCGGCCAGCAGCCGTTGAAAGATCCGTTTTGATTTCATGGTCTCGTCTCCTTATTTATGATCTTCAAATAAAACGACGGAGAGGCAGCTAATTCCTCAAATTTAAAACAGCCGCAGCAAAGAATAGCAGAGAAGATCACCTGGATCATGAACGATATGAAAATTTTCCCGCCGGAAAGGTAAAAAAACTCCCCGTCCATCGGACGGGGAGCCTCTTTGTTTTAGTCGGTCACGTAGGGCAGCAGAGCAATCTGGCGGGCGCGCTTGATGGCCTCCGTCAGCTGGCGCTGATGCATGGCGCAGGTGCCGGTGGTTCTGCGGGGCAGAATCTTGGAGCGCTCGGATACAAAGCGGCGCAGCTTGGCGGCATCCTTGTAGTCGATGGACTCGCACTTCTCAGCGCAGAACTGGCAGACCTTGCGGCGCTTACCGCGGGCAGGGCGCGCGGGTCTGGATTCCCGATCAAAAGCCATGAGGGTTTCCTCCTTTATTTTATTCAATCAGAACGGCAGCTCGCCGTCCTCCTCGCCGATCTCGGCGAAGTCAGACTGCCCACCGCGCTCAGGCGCGGATGCAGCATAGGAAGGGGCGCCATAGGCGGGCGCGGAGCCATAATCCCCGCCGCCATCCCGCTTGGAATCCCCAAAGTAGACGTTGTCCGCGATCACCTCGGCGCTGCGGCGTTTGCCGCCGTCCCGGTCAGTCCAGTCGCGGATTTGAAGACGGCCCTCCACCACGGCCATGCGGCCCTTGGTGAAGTATTTGCTGACAAACTCAGCAGTAGAGCGCCAAGCCACGATATCAATGAAATCCGTCTCCTTTTCACCGCTTTGGGACTTAAAGTCCCGGTCTACGGCCAGGGAGAAGCTGGTCACGGCGGTGCCGCTTCCGGTGCGGCGCAGCTCGGGATCACGGGTCAGCCGACCCATAAGAACAATCCGGTTCAGCATGCGGCTGCCCCCTTACTCGCCCTTGCAGACGATCAGGGAACGCATGATGCCGTCGGTAATCCGCAGCACGCGGTCCAGCTCCCGGGGGAAGGACGGCTCGCTGCTGAACGTCATCAGCACATAGTAGCCCTCGGTTTTGTAGTTGATGGGATAAGCCAGCTTTCGGCCGCCCCACTCCTCCACCTCGACGGCGGAGCCGTTCTGCTCGGCCAGGGTCTTGAACTTCGCCACCAGCGCGGCGATGCCCTCCTCACCCTGTGCAGGGTCGATGATATACACGACCTCATAATTGGCAGAAACCTTTGCCATGTTTGCACCTCCTTTTGGACAGATGGCCCTCATTCTTTTTGATGAGAGCAAGGATAGCCCGCAGAATGCGAGCCTTATTATTATATAAGAATGTGAAAAAATGTCAAGAAAAACTTTTTTGAAGAAAGCGCCGGTACATGGGGTCCAGTCAGATTTTTTCTTTACCTGAAGAAACTTTTCTGCTATAATATTTTAGTTACAATGGATTCATAGCGCCGAAGCGGTGCTGTGAGTGGCTTTACAGAGAGGAGGCGGCGCCTCATGAAATTCAAAAAATGGAATATCCATACCCCGGCTGACCAGGACGTCGCCCGGCTGAGGGAGGCGGGATACCCCTATCTGCTCTCCACCGTGCTGGCCGCCCGCGGCATTACCACGGCGGAGGAGGCCGCGGAGTTTCTGGACCGGGAGCGGAGCCTCACGATCTCTCCCATGCGGATGCGGGACATGGACCGGGCTGTGGAGCGGATTCAGCGGGCGATTGCCGGCGGCGAGACCATCGCTGTATTTGGAGATTACGATGTGGACGGGATCACCTCCACGGTGTTGCTGCGGGATTATCTGAAAAGCTGCGGCGTCAAGTGCCTGCGGTATATTCCCAGGCGAATTGAGGATGGATACGGCCTCTCAAAGGATGCCATCCAGTCCCTGTGGGATCAGGGCGCCACACTGATGATCACCGTGGACTGTGGGGTTACTGGCAACGAGGAGGTGGATTTTGCCGCCTCGCTGGGGATGGATGTGGTCATCACAGATCACCACGAGTGCAAGGAGACGCTGCCCAATGCCATGGCGGTGGTAGACCCCCACCGGCCGGACTGCCCGTATCCTTTCAAGCATCTTGCCGGCGTGGGCGTTGCGCTGAAGCTGGTACTGGCCTTAGGCGGCGAAAACCGGGAGGATGCCCTCTTCGCCCGCTACTGCACTCTGGCCGCTATTGGCACCATCGCGGATGTGATGCGGATGGAGGGCGAGAACCGGACCATTGTCTCCTACGGTTTGGAGGCGCTGCCCCACACGGATTTTGTGGGTATTCACGCCTTGCTGCGGGAGGCGGGGCTTTTGGGAAAGCCCATTACGTCCATTCAGATCGGGTTTGTCCTCTCCCCCCGCATCAATGCCGCCGGCCGTATGGGGGCAGCGGACCTGGCAGCGGACCTGCTGGAAACTGACGACCCTGCCCGGGCGGAAGAGCTGGCGCGGCAGCTATGCGATCTGAACCGGGAGCGTCAGGCAGTGGAGCAGGCCATCTGCGCCGATGCCACAGCTAAAATCGAAAAACTCCGGGCGGAGGAGAGGAGCGCCCTGGTCCTCTCCAGTGAGGACTGGCACCAGGGGGTGGTGGGAATTGTCGCCTCACGCCTGAGCGAGAAGTACTCCTGCCCCAGCTTCATGATTCATCTGAAGGACGGCGTGGGAAAGGGCTCGTGCCGGTCCTACGGCGGGCTGAACCTCTTTGCGGCGCTGGAATCCTGTGCGGATCTGCTGGACGGCTTCGGCGGACATGAGCTGGCGGCCGGGTTCACCATTCCGGAGGAGAATATTGAGGCATTCCGTGCCCGGGTGAACCGGTATGTACGCTCTGCCTGCGGCGGCAAAACACCGGTGAGCTCTCTGGATTTAGATGCGGCGATTGTCTGCCCCGGTGAGGTGACGTTGGAGCAGGTGGAGTACCTCAGCCAGCTGGAGCCATACGGCGCTGGGAATCCCAGGCCCGCCTTTGCCCTGCTGGGGGCTACGCTGGATTCTGTCCAGTCTGTGGGCCAGGGCCGGCACTTAAAGGTGCGGCTGAGCAAGGGTACCAGCCGGTTTGAGGCGATCTTCTTCTCTGTGATGGAGGGGGAGTGCGGCCTGACCGCCGGCACGCGGGTAGACGCGGCATTTTATTTGCAGGCCAACACCTTTCGGGGCAGCACGACATTGCAGCTCCAGCTCATTGACCTCCGCCCCTCCCTGACCCCCAGCCGCCACGAGGCGGCGGACCTGGCATTGCTGCACCGGCTGCTGGAGGGGGAGAGTGTCACTGGCCAGGAAGCGGTGCGCCTGCAGCCATCCCGGGACCAGTTTGCGGCCTGCTGGCGGGCGCTGGAGGGCCAACTGCGCCAGGGAAAGGCCGAGGAGGACGCACTGCCGTATCTTCGGCGTCTGGCGGAGCGCTCCGGAGGCTGCGACAGCTTTTTAAGAACCGCTCTGGCGCTGGAGGTCTTTCAAGAACGGGGGCTGATCTCGCTGGTCAGCCGCGGCAGCCAGCTGCAGCTCTGCCTGAATCCGATTCAGGGCAAGGTGGATTTAAACCAGTGCCCGTATTTATCCCGCCTGCGCGGGGAAGCTGTCGAGGGGAGGTGAGCGTATGACTATTCAGGAACAGTATGAGCTGTTGGAAAAAACCGTTCGGGGCTATAACCCGGCGGCAGACATCGCCCAGATTCGGGCGGCCTTTGAATTTGCAAATGAGGCCCATCAGGAGCAAAAGCGCAAGAGCGGCGAGCCCTATATCACGCATCCTCTGGCGGTTGCGCAGATCGTGGCCGAGGAGCTGCGGCTGGACAGCGAGTCCATTGAGGCAGCGCTGCTCCACGATGTGATTGAGGACACCGCGGCCACGGAGGAGCAGGTGGCAAAGCTCTTCTCGCCCACAGTAGCGGCGCTGGTGGAAGGGGTCAGCAAGCTGACCCGTATCCAGTATGCCACCAAGGAAGATGAGCAGATGGAAAACCTCAGGAAGATGCTCATCGCCATGAGCAAGGACATCCGGGTGATCCTCATTAAAATTGCGGACCGGCTCCACAACATGCGCACCATGGAGTACCAGTCCCCTGCCAAGCAGAAGCAAAAGTCCCTGGAGACCATGGAGATTTACGCGCCCATCGCCCACCGCCTGGGCATGCAGCGCATCAAGTGGGAGCTGGAGGACCTGTCGCTGAAGTATCTGGACCCGGTGGGCTTCCATGAGATCGTCTCCAAGCTGGATGAGAAAAAGGAGGAGTACGACGCTTTCATGCGCCGCACCCAGACCCAGATTGACGAGCGGCTGAGCGAGCTGCATATCGAACACATCGTGTACGGCCGCATTAAGCACCCCTATTCCATCTACCGCAAGATGTTCAACCAGAACCGGTCGTTAGAGGAAATCTTTGACCTCTTTGCCTTCCGCGTGATTGTGGAGAATGTAGGGGACTGCTATAATGTCCTGGGCGTGGTCCACGACATTTACAAGCCTATCCTGGGCCGGTTCAAGGACTATATCGGGACGCCAAAGCCCAACGGCTACCAGTCTCTTCACACCACTGTGGTGGGAGGGGACGGCATCCCCTTTGAGGTCCAGATCCGGACTCGGGAGATGCATGAGATCGCTGAATACGGCGTGGCCGCCCACTGGAAATACAAGCAGGGAGGCCAGGGCGCCGGCACGGAGGGCCGTTATGAGTGGGTCCGCCGCCTCCTGGAAAACCAGGACGGCGCCGACGCCGAGGACTATATCCACTCGCTGAAGATCGACATGTTCTCCGACGAGGTCTTTGTATTTACCCCGGGCGGCGATGTGCAGAACCTGCCCGCCGGGGCAACGCCCATTGACTTTGCTTACGCGATTCACTCCGCCGTTGGCAACCGAATGGTGGGCGCCAAGGTGAATAACCGCATTGTCACCCTGGACCATGTGCTGAAAAACGGCGACATCGTGGAGATTCTGACCTCTAAGAACGCCAAGGGCCCCAGCCGGGACTGGATGAAGATCGCCAAGTCCAGCGAGGCCCGCAGCAAAATCCGCCAGTGGTTCAAGAAGGAGCGCCGGGAGGAGAATATCGCCAACGGCCGCGCTTCCTTTGAAGCGGAGCTGAAGCATTGCGGTCTTTCCATGAAGGATGTTACCGATCCGGAGCTGCTTCCAAGTCTCTTGAAAAAAGTCACGTACCCCTCTTTGGAGGACCTGTATGCGGCCATCGGCTACGGCGGGTTCTCCGCCCAGAAGGCGGTCAGCCGCATGCAGGGGGAAATCCTTCGGGTGGCCCGTCAGCACCAGCTGGAACAGCAGGCGGCCGAGGCCGCCGAGACCAGGGAGGAGCCCAAAACCCCCGCGCCGAAGCGCATCAAAAGCGAGCAGGGCATCATTGTGGAGGGGCTGGACAACTGCCTGGTAAAATTTTCTAAGTGCTGCACGCCAGTGCCCGGCGATGAGATCGTGGGCTTTATCACCCGGGGCTACGGCGTCTCCGTCCACCGGGCCGACTGTCCCAACGCCTCGGAGGAAAGGCGCGGCCAGCCGGACCAGGCGGGACGCTGGATCAAGGTCAGCTGGGGCAGCGACACCAACGAGAGCTACCCCACTGTGCTGGAGGTTCTCTGCAAGGACCGCCAGGGGCTGCTGCTGGACATTTCTGCGGCGCTCTCCACCACCCATACCTTTGTGCTGGGTGTGAACACCCGCAGCACAGAGGACGGCTTTGCCGTGATCCGGCTGGAAATTCGGGTGAAGGATGGAGAGCAGCTGCGGGCTGTGATGAACAGGCTCCACCAGATTTCCGGAGCCCTGCAGGTGAGCCGGCCGGCGGGATAGGCCCTCATCAAGGGGAACGTCTGCCCCGCCAAGGACGCTGCTTTTGGTGGAGGCATGTCGGGCGAGGCCGCGCCCGCCATGGTACCATGCGCATGTCGCGGCAAACACGATGGCTTTTGTCGCCGCCGGCGAAGGCGCGGGGAAAACAAAGACTCTTCCCACGAAAGCAAAAAGAAAGACAGGTGTTAAAAAACGATGCGTGCTGTTGTTACACGTGTCACCCGGGCCTCCGTTACCATCGGCGGACGGGTGAACGGTGAAATCGGGCGGGGGTTTCTCGTGCTCCTTGGTGTCGGACCTGCCGATAAAGAGGAGACTGCCCGCCGTCTGGCGGAGAAGATCTGCAACCTGCGGGTCTTTGAGGATGAGAATGGAAAGATGAACCTGAGTCTGGAGCAGGTGGGGGGCAGCCTCCTTGTAGTGTCCCAGTTCACGCTGTATGCGGACACCTCCTCCCGCCGCCCCGGGTTCACCCGCGCGGCAAAGCCGGACCAGGCCATCCCGCTGTACGAGGACTTCATGGCCCGCTGCCGGGAGCGTGGCTTTGCTGTGGAGCACGGGGAGTTCGGCGCGGATATGCAGGTGGAGTCCGTCAATGACGGCCCGGTGACGATCCTGTTTGACACGGAGCGGCCCTGAGGCCGAGAGGAGTGCAGAGATGGAACCGACGCTGGTGGTGCTGCCCTTGCTCCTCGGGGGAGCGGCACTGATTGTATATCTTGTTTATCGAATTGTCTACTGCCTGGTGAAAAAGGCGGTCCGGGACGCCCTGCGGGAATACGAGGCTGAAAAGGGAGTTGCCTTGACAGCAAAACGTGTCGAAACGGCAGAGCCGGAGCGCGGGAACACACCGTCGCCGGACAAAACGGAGGAGTGAAAGGGAATTTTTCCGTCCCGCCGGGCAGGAGAAAAGCGCGTGGAAAAGGAGGCGGATGCAGATGCGGCTGCCCTGGAGACGGGAGAACTCTGAAAAAGCGCCGGACATTCCCTGGTTCTGGACACTGACTATCGATGGGAGGCCCGCCGCAAATTTTGACTGGCCGGATATCCTGCAAGGTCTGGAAGGGCTGCGGGCGGACCCGGACAGCTTTTTGGCCTTGGAGCGCCAAAATCCGGCGTGCATCCAAGAGTCCGGCTTTTTGCAGTGTGCTGTGGTCCTGACGGGAGAGCGGGCGGGCTGGTACGCTGTGGAGTGCGGCTATCCCGGCCCGGAGGGGCCGGTGTTGCTGGAAAGGCAGGTTCCCTCCATTCAGGAGGTGGTCCCGGTCTTTGAGTCCGTCTACCGGCAGAGGGATGCGGTGCTCTCCGGGTTTGCGGACCTATCTGACGCCATGGGGCGAAATGAATCAACGAGGTGAGAGTATGGAGATCAAATACCTGGCGGTTGGGCCTTACGGCACCAATTGCTATTTCCTCTGTGACAAGGAGGCGGGGGTTTGTGCCGTGATTGATCCCGGCGGAAGTCCGGATCAGATTTTGGCGGTGCTGGAGAAGCTCGCGTGCAGGCCCTGCGCGATCCTGCTCACTCACGGACACTACGACCACACCGGCGCCGTAGCAGACCTTTTGGAGCGCTTCCCGGGCATCCGGGTGTCCATTCACAGGGGGGACTTCCAGAACGTGGACACAAAGCTCTTTCCCCTCTCCCGGCAGGTGCCGGAGGAGGCGGTCTCCTTCTATGACGAGGGAGACACCGTGACGGTTGGCGCCATGCCGGTGGAGGTGCTCCACACCCCCGGCCACTCCGAGGGGAGCGTGACGCTCCGGTGCGGGAGCGCCCTCTTCTGCGGAGACACGCTGTTCGCGGGCTCCTGCGGCCGGACGGACTTTGACGGCGGCTCTGTAGAGAAGATGATGGCCTCGCTCAAGCGCTTGGGCCAGCTGGAGGGGGACCTGGATGTTCTGCCGGGACACATGGAGCTCTCCACCCTGGACCGGGAGCGGGCCTCCAATCCCTACCTGCGCCACGCACTGGAGATCTCATGAAGCTGCTGCTGCAGGGCCATGATGAGCGCTATACCGTGGAGCAGAGTCTTCTGAACCTGTTCCCCGGCGAACTACCGGTTTACGAGCCCATTTTGCCCGGGGATGACTCCTGGGCCGTGGTCACGCTCCGGGAGGAGGACGATTGCTGTCATGTTACCACAGAGCTCCGCTGGCAGGGGAGGCAGACCTCTCACCGGGAGGTTCTTCCCCTCTCCGGCACGGAGTATGCCCGGGAGGGCCAGCGCCGCCATGCCGTCGGCGCCTGCTTTTTTCTGGCTGCTCAGGCCGTAAGCGGCGTTCGGCCCCCCTGGGGGATGCTGACAGGTGTCCGGCCCGACAAGCCCGCCACAGCCGCTCTGGCCGCCGGCAGAACCCCAGAGGAGACACGGGCATGGATGGAGCGGTTTTACTATGTCTCCCCTGACCGGGCAGCGCTGGCGGTAGAGACCGCCTCCGCGGCGCTGAGGGCCTCCCGCCGGCTGGAACGGCGGGATATCGCGGTCTATGTGGGGATTCCCTTCTGCCCTACTCGGTGCGCCTACTGCTCCTTTGTGAGCCAGTCGGTGGAAAAAAGCTTTGACCTGGTGCCTCCCTATGTGGAGGCGCTGGTGGAGGAGATTCATTCCGGCGGCGGAATGGCGCGGGCCCTGAACCTGCGGTGCCGGACCTTTTACATGGGCGGAGGCACGCCCACCACGCTGACGGCAGGGCAGCTGGACCGGGTGCTGACGGCCCTTGAGGATGCCTTTGATCTTCAGGACTGCGAGGAACTGACGGTGGAGGCTGGACGGCCGGACACCATCACGGCGGAGAAGCTGGCGGTGCTGAAATCCCATGGCATCACCCGAATTTCCGTGAATCCGCAGACCATGGAGGATGCGGTGTTGCGGGCCATCGGGCGCCGCCACACCGCCAGGGAGATCGAGCACGCCCTGGACCTGGCGGCGGCCTACGGATTCCCCCATGTGAATATGGATTTGATCGCGGGATTGCCGGAGGATACCGCCGCAGGCTTTCGCCGTTCCCTGGATCGCTGCTTGGAGTTTGAAACGGACAATGTCACCATCCACACCCTGGCGCTGAAAAAAGGCAGCCGGATTCTAACCGAAGGGCTGAGCGTCCCCGGGCCGGAGGAGGTGGCGCAGATGCTGGACTACGCCGCGCCGATGCTGCGAGAGCGGGGCTACGCACCCTATTACCTCTACCGGCAGAAATACATGTCCGGCAGCTTTGAGAATATTGGCTGGACCCGCCCTGGCGCGGAGTGCTGGTATAATATTGATATCATGTCGGAGCTGTGCTCCATTCTGTCCTTTGGCGCCGGCGGCTCCACCAAGATGGTGGAAGGCGGCCGGATTCAACGGGTATTCAACCACAAGTATCCGGCGGAGTATACCCAACGACCGGAGAAGTGGCGTGCCAACCAGAACGCCTTTGCCGAATTTTATGAGCATGTTTGAAAGGAGACCGCGCTATGGCCTATTCCCTGAAACAGTTGAACGATGCCATCCGCAGCGACCCGGCCGCCTACGCCGCAGAGTGTGACGCAGCCTTCGCAAAAAAAGTGGAGGCGGCGGCCAGGAAGATTGCCGACCACCGGGGACAGTCCCATATCATTCTGCTCTCCGGACCCTCCGGCTCCGGAAAGACCACCACCGCCATGAAGATCGAGGAGGAGCTGGAGCGCCAGGGGATTGTGACGCATACCATCTCCATGGACAATTATTTCAACACAGTGGACCCGGAGACCGCACCCCGGAACCGGGAAGGAGCCATTGATTTTGAGTCTCCGTTCTGTCTGGACGTGGATTTGCTGAACCGCCATTTCTCCATGTTGGATCGGGGGGAGCTGATCCATGTGCCCAAATATGAATTTGCAAGGCAGATGCGCTCAGATATCATGTCCCAGCCCCTGCGCCTGGGCACCAACGAGCTGGCTATTTTTGAAGGGATTCACGCACTGAACGATATTATTGTGGGCAAGAACCCCCACGCCTTCAAGCTGTACATCGCCGCCCGCAGCAACCTGGTGGATGATGAGGGAACCGTGGTGTTCCAGCACGCTTGGCTGCGGCTGTGCCGCCGGATTGTCCGGGATCATAAGTTCCGGGGCAGCGACGCCAGATTTACTCTGAAGATGTGGCCCAACGTCCGCCGGGGCGAAAAGCTGTATATCTCCCCCTATAAGGAAAACGCCGACCTGATGTTCGACTCCGCACTGGCCTTTGAATTCGCGCTGCTCAAGCCCATTGTGGTGCCCCTGCTGGAGGAGCTTCCCAGGGGCAAATACGACGTGGCGGAGGAGATGCTCCGGGGCTTTGAGCGGATTGAGCCCATGGAGGAGACGTGCGTTGCGCCGGAGTCCCTGGCTCGGGAGTTTATTGGCGGAAGCGCCTATGACTACCGCTAAAGCGCAGAAGGGGAGGAAACCCGATGAATGAGACGATGGAAAAGCTGCTTGCAGCCGCCCGCCAGGGAGCGGCTCAGGCCGGAGACCTTGCGGTAAACACCGCCCATGGCCTGAAGAAAAAGGCCGGAGAGACCCTGAGCGCCGCCAAGCAGCGTCTGCGGATTGCCGCGCTGGAGGGCGAGATTGAGGGAACCCTGGCGGAGATTGGTGAGCTGCTCTACGCCACCCATACGGGAACTCCGACGGACTCAGAGGTGTTGCAGGAAAAACTGCGGAAGATTGACGCGCTGAAAACGGAGATCGCTGTCCTGAAGGGCGGCCCGGACCGCCCAGTGGCCTGTGCTGTGTGCGGCACGCAGAGCCGGCCGGGAGATGTATTCTGCCGATTTTGTGGAGGAAAGCTATGATGGAGACATATACCTATCAGCAGTATCAGCAGAGCGCGGCCGCCCTGGCGGACCGGCTGGGGGACTTTCGGCCGGAGGTTCTGCTGATTCTGGGCTCCGGCCTGGGTTCGCTGGGAGACCAGGTGGAGCAGCCACTGGTTGTCCCTTACGCGCAGGTACCCCATATGAAGCGCTCCACTGCGCCGGACCACAAGGGGCAGTTTGTCTTTGGGCGGCTCTCGGGGCGGAATGTGGCGGTGATGCAGGGCCGGCTCCACACCTATGAGGGGTGGTCCTTCGCGGATGTGAGCTATCCCGTCCGGGTGCTGAGGCTGCTGGGCGCGAAGACGCTGCTTGTGACCAACGCTGCCGGGGCGGTGAATACCGCCTTTTCCGCCGGGGATATCATGATGATCACCGACCACATCAAGCTCTTTGGCGTGAGTCCTCTGTGCGGGGCGAATCTGGACGAATTCGGTCCCCGCTTCCCGGATGTGAGCGCCGTTTACACCCCGGCGCTGCGCAAGGCTGCCCGTGAAGCCGCACAGGCGTTGGAAATCCCCTTGCGGGAGGGCGTCTACATGTACTTCCCTGGTCCCCAGTTTGAGACGCCTGCCGAGGTGCGGATGGCCCGCATTCTGGGCGCCGACGCAGTGGGCATGTCCACGGTGCCGGAGACCATTGTGGCCGCCCACTGCGGGATGCAGGTTCTGGGGTTTACCCTCTGCACCAACATGGCCGCCGGAGTGCTGGACCAGCCTCTTTCCGGTGAGGAGGTTTTGGAGGCAGCTGAGGCGGCCCGCCCACGGTTTACCTCCCTGGTGAAAGCCTGCTTGGAGCGGGTATAATCCACAGGGCACAGCCATAGGTTCATAGTGTCATTTTTGAAAACTGAGGTAATCGACTCATGTCCAATCCAAAAAAGCAGTCCTTTCTGGGGGGCGCGGCGATTCTGGCTGCTGCGGTGGCCATTGTTAAGCTGATCGGTGCCGCCTACAAGCTGCCCCTGAACAACATCCTGGGCGACGTGGGCATGTCCTATTGGGACACCGCCTATAAAATTTATAACTTCCTGCTGACATTCTCCACTGCGGGACTCCCCCTGGCCATCTCCAAACTTACCAGCGAGGCGTATACCCAGGGACGGGAGAATGAGAAGCGGAAGATTTTCCGCACCGCCATCTGGCTCTTCTTTGCCCTGGGGCTGGTGGGCTCGCTGCTGATGTTCTTCCAGGCGGACCTTTTGGTGGGCTTCCTGCGCAACGAAAATGCCATGCGGCCGGTTCAGGCTCTGGCGCCTGCGGTGTTCTGCGTGTGCATTTTGGCCTGTATGCGGGGCTATACTCAGGGGCAGGGAAACATGACGCCCACTGCTGTCAGCCAAGTGCTGGAGGCATTGTGCAAGGTAGGCATCGGCCTGCCCTTGGCATGGTATCTTCTGAACATCGGGAGGAATATGGACGTGGGCGCCGCCGGCGCCATCCTGGGCGTCACCATCGGTACCGTTGTGTCCATGTTGTTTTTGTGCATCTATCTCTTCACCCACCGGGACCACCGCAAGAGTCTGGATGTCCCGTCCTCCGGCGGTACGCTGGTCAAGCGGATTCTGGCCATTGGCGTGCCCATCACCTTGGGCAACTCCGCCATGAGCATCATCTCCATCCTGGACACGAAGATCGTTCTAGGCCGGCTCCAAGACGGATTGAGTCTGGCCCCCACGGCGGCCAACGCCCTCAACGGCCAGTACACAACGGGCATGGTGATGCCCAACATGGTGGCCTCCTTCGTCTATCCCGTCACCATGAGCCTGCTGCCCTTCGCGGCGGCGGCCCTGGCCCGGAACGACACCCGGGAGGCGGACCGGACGATCTCCACGGCCTTCCGCCTCTTGGCGCTGCTGGCGCTGCCGGCCGGCATCGGATTGAGCGTGCTGGCAACACCTATCGAAAAACTGGTGCTGCCCTCTCAGCAGGAGCTGGCCGTCGCTGCCGGTCCCCATCTGCAGATCTTGGGCATCGCCACGATCTTCATCTGCCTGATGGTGCTGACCAATGCCATTTTGCAGACCTACGGCAAGGAGAAAATTCCCATTTTCACGGTCATC
This genomic window from Pusillibacter faecalis contains:
- the rpsR gene encoding 30S ribosomal protein S18; its protein translation is MAFDRESRPARPARGKRRKVCQFCAEKCESIDYKDAAKLRRFVSERSKILPRRTTGTCAMHQRQLTEAIKRARQIALLPYVTD
- a CDS encoding single-stranded DNA-binding protein; the encoded protein is MLNRIVLMGRLTRDPELRRTGSGTAVTSFSLAVDRDFKSQSGEKETDFIDIVAWRSTAEFVSKYFTKGRMAVVEGRLQIRDWTDRDGGKRRSAEVIADNVYFGDSKRDGGGDYGSAPAYGAPSYAASAPERGGQSDFAEIGEEDGELPF
- the rpsF gene encoding 30S ribosomal protein S6; the protein is MAKVSANYEVVYIIDPAQGEEGIAALVAKFKTLAEQNGSAVEVEEWGGRKLAYPINYKTEGYYVLMTFSSEPSFPRELDRVLRITDGIMRSLIVCKGE
- the recJ gene encoding single-stranded-DNA-specific exonuclease RecJ, with product MKFKKWNIHTPADQDVARLREAGYPYLLSTVLAARGITTAEEAAEFLDRERSLTISPMRMRDMDRAVERIQRAIAGGETIAVFGDYDVDGITSTVLLRDYLKSCGVKCLRYIPRRIEDGYGLSKDAIQSLWDQGATLMITVDCGVTGNEEVDFAASLGMDVVITDHHECKETLPNAMAVVDPHRPDCPYPFKHLAGVGVALKLVLALGGENREDALFARYCTLAAIGTIADVMRMEGENRTIVSYGLEALPHTDFVGIHALLREAGLLGKPITSIQIGFVLSPRINAAGRMGAADLAADLLETDDPARAEELARQLCDLNRERQAVEQAICADATAKIEKLRAEERSALVLSSEDWHQGVVGIVASRLSEKYSCPSFMIHLKDGVGKGSCRSYGGLNLFAALESCADLLDGFGGHELAAGFTIPEENIEAFRARVNRYVRSACGGKTPVSSLDLDAAIVCPGEVTLEQVEYLSQLEPYGAGNPRPAFALLGATLDSVQSVGQGRHLKVRLSKGTSRFEAIFFSVMEGECGLTAGTRVDAAFYLQANTFRGSTTLQLQLIDLRPSLTPSRHEAADLALLHRLLEGESVTGQEAVRLQPSRDQFAACWRALEGQLRQGKAEEDALPYLRRLAERSGGCDSFLRTALALEVFQERGLISLVSRGSQLQLCLNPIQGKVDLNQCPYLSRLRGEAVEGR
- a CDS encoding RelA/SpoT family protein, translating into MTIQEQYELLEKTVRGYNPAADIAQIRAAFEFANEAHQEQKRKSGEPYITHPLAVAQIVAEELRLDSESIEAALLHDVIEDTAATEEQVAKLFSPTVAALVEGVSKLTRIQYATKEDEQMENLRKMLIAMSKDIRVILIKIADRLHNMRTMEYQSPAKQKQKSLETMEIYAPIAHRLGMQRIKWELEDLSLKYLDPVGFHEIVSKLDEKKEEYDAFMRRTQTQIDERLSELHIEHIVYGRIKHPYSIYRKMFNQNRSLEEIFDLFAFRVIVENVGDCYNVLGVVHDIYKPILGRFKDYIGTPKPNGYQSLHTTVVGGDGIPFEVQIRTREMHEIAEYGVAAHWKYKQGGQGAGTEGRYEWVRRLLENQDGADAEDYIHSLKIDMFSDEVFVFTPGGDVQNLPAGATPIDFAYAIHSAVGNRMVGAKVNNRIVTLDHVLKNGDIVEILTSKNAKGPSRDWMKIAKSSEARSKIRQWFKKERREENIANGRASFEAELKHCGLSMKDVTDPELLPSLLKKVTYPSLEDLYAAIGYGGFSAQKAVSRMQGEILRVARQHQLEQQAAEAAETREEPKTPAPKRIKSEQGIIVEGLDNCLVKFSKCCTPVPGDEIVGFITRGYGVSVHRADCPNASEERRGQPDQAGRWIKVSWGSDTNESYPTVLEVLCKDRQGLLLDISAALSTTHTFVLGVNTRSTEDGFAVIRLEIRVKDGEQLRAVMNRLHQISGALQVSRPAG
- the dtd gene encoding D-aminoacyl-tRNA deacylase; this translates as MRAVVTRVTRASVTIGGRVNGEIGRGFLVLLGVGPADKEETARRLAEKICNLRVFEDENGKMNLSLEQVGGSLLVVSQFTLYADTSSRRPGFTRAAKPDQAIPLYEDFMARCRERGFAVEHGEFGADMQVESVNDGPVTILFDTERP
- a CDS encoding MBL fold metallo-hydrolase; this encodes MEIKYLAVGPYGTNCYFLCDKEAGVCAVIDPGGSPDQILAVLEKLACRPCAILLTHGHYDHTGAVADLLERFPGIRVSIHRGDFQNVDTKLFPLSRQVPEEAVSFYDEGDTVTVGAMPVEVLHTPGHSEGSVTLRCGSALFCGDTLFAGSCGRTDFDGGSVEKMMASLKRLGQLEGDLDVLPGHMELSTLDRERASNPYLRHALEIS
- the hemZ gene encoding coproporphyrinogen dehydrogenase HemZ; translation: MKLLLQGHDERYTVEQSLLNLFPGELPVYEPILPGDDSWAVVTLREEDDCCHVTTELRWQGRQTSHREVLPLSGTEYAREGQRRHAVGACFFLAAQAVSGVRPPWGMLTGVRPDKPATAALAAGRTPEETRAWMERFYYVSPDRAALAVETASAALRASRRLERRDIAVYVGIPFCPTRCAYCSFVSQSVEKSFDLVPPYVEALVEEIHSGGGMARALNLRCRTFYMGGGTPTTLTAGQLDRVLTALEDAFDLQDCEELTVEAGRPDTITAEKLAVLKSHGITRISVNPQTMEDAVLRAIGRRHTAREIEHALDLAAAYGFPHVNMDLIAGLPEDTAAGFRRSLDRCLEFETDNVTIHTLALKKGSRILTEGLSVPGPEEVAQMLDYAAPMLRERGYAPYYLYRQKYMSGSFENIGWTRPGAECWYNIDIMSELCSILSFGAGGSTKMVEGGRIQRVFNHKYPAEYTQRPEKWRANQNAFAEFYEHV